DNA sequence from the Candidatus Fluviicola riflensis genome:
CTGTTTACCGAAGCTAGTCAGCAGCTTACGGCTTATTCCGATGAACGATTGTCTCCATTGCTGAAACGATTCAACGCAACAGCAAAAGAAGTGTGTGAAGGCCAGCAAATGGACATGGATTTTGAAACATCAGCCTTGGTTACCGAAGAAGCGTACATTGAAATGATTCGCTTAAAAACTTCGGTTTTGCTTGGTTGCGCGCTGGAATTCGGTGCTATTTTGGGTCGTCAGCCGCAAGCAACCTGCCTTTTACTGCGCGATTTCGGAATTCGATTGGGGATTGCTTTTCAGATTCAGGATGATTTGCTGGATTTGTATGCCGATCCGGAGAAATTCGGGAAACAGGTTGGCGGTGATGTACTTTCGAATAAAAAAACCTTGTTGCTGCTTACAGCTCAGCGAGTGGCCGAGGCAAACAATGATCCGCGTGTTTCCGAATTACTCGCCATGCCAGCCGATGAGCAAAAAACAGCAACAGCCAAACAGTTGTTTGAAGAATTGGGGGCTGCAAAGCAGGTTAAAGAAACCATGAACAGCTATTACCAACAGGCAATGCTGGCACTGGATGAACTGGACGCACCGGAGGAAAAGAAAAAACCACTGTACGAGCTCTCGGCATTTTTGATGAGCCGGGATGCTTGATTCAGATTACCAATCCATTATTTTCTCCCACAGATGCTTAGATTTTAGCTCAGCTAACGCCTTCGCTCAAATGCATAGTAATTTGAATTTTGCTAATGCGTTGCCGTTAGGAGCGCAAAAAATTTGTGCATCTGTGGGAGACAAAGTTTTTGAATTTCCTGTTGCCCTTTTCCCTAACTTTGTCTTCAAAATTCATTCATTACTATGAAAACGATAAAACTACTAGGCGTTGTTGCTTTTCTCGGAACAACGATTTTATCTGCTCCTTCTTGCGGAAAATATGAAGAAGGCCCCGGATTTACACTCCTCACAAAGAAAATGCGTATTACCAACGAATGGGATGTCAAAGAAGTTGTTTATCCGAACGGAGATACACAAGCTGATACAGACGATCAATACACGATTATAGAAAAAGACGGTGTTGCGAAAGCAGTTGATGGAAGTTTAAGTAATACAGGAAGCTGGGAATTTTCTTCAGATAAAGAAAACATCCGGTTTACTTACGAGTATTTTGGAGTTGATGTAACGACAGAATTTACAATTCTCCGTTTGACTAACAAGGAATTGTGGTTGAGAGATGGGGACAATTACATTTACAAATCAGAGGCGAGATAATCTCAGATAATATTCAGTAGAAGTCCGGTTTGCTTATTGCAGACTGGGCTTTTTTATTGTCCCAACAGACAATTTACTTCTCTACAAAAGCATTTGGTTGGCCAATGTGAAGTTTAGCTTTCAGCCATTCATAAACCGTAACAACCGAAAGCAACAGACAAAGATTGTAATACATGTCTTCCAGCGGAATGGTCCCGATCCGGAAACCGATGATGTGTTCGGAATTGTACCAAACTACCGGGTCTTCGGTAAACATTCCGGTTAAAATCCCATTGACGAGAAGGAAGGGAATCAGCACAACCGAAAACATCACCGCAAAATCGCCGAACCAAGACGCTTTACTCACAAAATAAATTCCAATCACCAGCATGGCTGAAAGGATACATGCACTAGACGTATACCAATTATCGAGGTATACCGTTCCGAGATACATGCCACTGAAAGCCATCAAAAAGGCAAAGATTCGTGCGTAAACTGCCGTTTTCCGTTTAGGGAAATAAGCCTTGATGACTTCGTAAACGAAAACACAAGCGTAAGGAACAATCAGGAAAAAAAGGCATTCTTCCAGTGGAAGTTTTCCAAAATAAATTCCGGTTACATGGATGGATGTAAATCCCCAGACGCCTGATTCTGCAAAGTATGCATCCCAGCAAAGAAAGCAGATGGCTACTAATATGATTGCAGGAAGGAGTGCTTTCCAATAACTGAAAAAGCGCACTTTTTTATCAAAACTCAACAACAATGGTCCCGAAATGCTTCCGGCAATAATCCACAGATAAAGACTCATGCTTTGCTGTATTTACGGCGAAAAACGGTTTTCGCTTCTGTGTAATATTTTCGTGGAACAATCAGCATTCCGAAGCATTCGCCGCGTGCTTTTCCGAGGTGTTTGTGGTGTACTTTGTGTGCTTTTCTGATCGCCATAAAATAAGGATGATCAATGTCGCGTAACCATTTAAACCGCCGGTGAATGTATACATCGTGAATCATGAAATAAGCAAAGCCATAAGCTGCAATGCCATAGCCAGCCCAAACGGGAAAGTAGTTATTTGCCATCATACCAAGCATGATGCACAACCAAGACGGAATGGCATAAATTAGGAAAAACACATCATTTCGTTCGAAAAATCCGGGCTTTTCCACATGATGGTCGGCATGAAAAAACCACATAGGGCCATGCATCACAAACCGGTGCGTTACCCACGCCATGAATTCCATCGCACAGAACGCAGCAATTAATACAAAAGGCCCCCACCAAAACATTAGCTACAGTTTAGAATACCGAAAAATACAACCAATACAATGAATAAACCAACGGTAACCGGGTTTTGTTGCGGTGTTTTTCGTTTTATGAGGTAATAATGGATCGGAAACGAAACCAGGAACCAGCAAGCGTAGTTGTATAAAGGAATTGTTCCGTTATTCCACGACCAAAAACCGCTTTGAACAGCCACGGGTTCGATCAACACATCCAGCCCGGTCATGAGTAACGCAGAAAACAGTGCTTTCAAGCCATCCGGAATTTTTAAGTGCAAAACACAGGCAATCGAACTAAAACTCAGCATTATCCAGTTCATACCGATCATGAGCGGAATCTCCAGCCATTTCCATCCCAGGTTTTCGCCGTAGCTGTAATCGCCGAATAAAATATGGGTATGGACGCCGACCCATTCTACCACAAAACCAACTATTCCAACCAACAACACATCAATGGCCAATCGTGCTGAAAAACGCATTGACAAAAGCAAACAACTGATGGAGATTGCCAAATTCAATGGACTTAACGTCAGAAAATAGTCGCGTGATCCGGAAGAAAGCCCAATCAAACCAACTGCATGAAAGATAACAATAACAGCTAATAAAACGATGTGTTTAACAGACAGTTTATTCCGTGTCATTTGAGTTATTTTCAGTTTTCTGATCAATCCACAATCGTGAAATGCTCTTTCAGGCGCTTGAAATTATAAGGTTTATATTGAAAAAGCGCTTCTTTGGTTACTTTTTTCCTGTTTTCCCTGACTTGTACCACCGAGTATACTTCCGACGATTTACAAATCCATTCATACGAACGATGGATCATCGGTTTAAAAACAGCAGGATCAGCCGGTTTTCCATCAATAATTGCGTTGATATGTCGCAGGTTTTTGCCAAATCCTAGTCCGTGAAAATGGAATTTCCAGTGATCGATTTCCGGTGCCGTAAATTTTCCGCGCATTTCTTCATCTACCAGGAACGCTGATAATCCGGCTTCTTCGTTGATCTCAAAGAGTTTTTTAAGCATGTAGTGAAGGCTCACTTGTGCAATGCCATCTTCTTTGTAACCACCACCCAGATCTGCATGTACACCCGGGAACCAAACTTCGTGGATGCGCGGTTCGATATTCATCAGCGAAGGAGTAAACGGATTCCGGGTTTCATCAATTGCCACCAGGTGAACGGCCTTTTTGATATTTCCGGCAATGGTCCTTCCCGTAAAAATATCGCGTTGTTCACCAAGGAACATCCGTCTGAGAACCGGAAAAAACCCAAATGAGCTAACCGTATCCCAAACACCCAGGAATTCTATTTTTATGCGATGTTGCGGCTCGCGCGGAATCTCAGACATTTCTGCCATTTGCTGTTCCACAACCTTTGTTTCCTGGTTGGTTTTGGGCGCGATCACCACTGTAACACTTTCAGGAATGCCATTATCATTGATCTTTTTGGCGAGTAATCGTGCCATTGCCGCGCCGCGACTGAAACCGAAGATATAAACCTCATCACCATTTTGCCAATCCTGCACGAAGCGGGCATAAGCTTTGTCGACAATTTTCATAAATCCTTTGGCGCCGACACCACCGGTAATCCTTCCCCAAAAATTATTGTCGTTGTCGTTTCCGATGCCACGGTGATAACGGACAATCTGATGGTTTTCATCATTGACGAAAATCTTGTTGAGCTTGGCAATGTTGGTGATCATACCATCGAGATTTAATCCCAATTCGTTGTTCCACGTGCCGTCCATGAGAATGATGTGTTTACGTGGTTTCGGTTTGGTATCAACTTGCTTTTTATAGGTGAAGTGTATCCGGTCTTTTTTTTTGCCCATAGTGAATAGAATTTGAACGGAGTAAATATAGAAAAAGAAACGTGTTTAGTAGTTAGTTAAAGACTGAGTGGTAAAGTCTTTTGAACGGGAATAGAAGGAAAGTGTTGTAATTCACCTGAAAATTTGAAACGAGTCCCGTAGGGACGTAATATGGCAGCGAAAATGTCACATCATGAACGTCCATGCCGTAGGTATGGGACATCACAAAACATATCGTAAACGTTTTACCCCAACGGGGTAATGGTTCTGATGACGATTTACGTGTTACCATATTACGTCCCTACGGGACTATATGATTATTTATCCGAAACACGTTTTGCTTTTCTTCTTACTAAAATGTATGCGAAGATAATCACCAGGGTTCCGAGAATAGCAGCACCGGTAAAGAGAATTGCTGCAGCTATACCAAAGTCATTGGAAAATGAGAAAACGAACGTATTGATGCCAACAAGTGAAGTAATGAGAGTGCGCTGAAAACGTCGTATTCGATCCATCGGATAATTGAGTATCAGACGAATGTAGCATTATTTCATTTCAATTCCAATGAATTTTTAAAATTATTTCAACTCCTTTTTCAGGAATAGACCTTCTACTAGAATTCAAATGATTCCCACGAATTCACGAATTTTTTGCGCGCCTAACGGACGCGCTAATGGTGTGTAAAAACAATTCTTTATCAAGAAATATTAAAAGCGAGTCAGCCTTAGGCTGAGAGCACTATTCGTGAATTCGTGAGGAAATAACGTCTCGGCTAGCCGAGACTAATCATCAATATTCTAGTACAAGATACAGGAATAAAACACCGGATTTGAACGTTTTTCCAGTCAGAATGTACTAACCTTCAATCAATGCCAGGACGATGAAAAAGAAGGGACTTCAGATTAAAATTGCAGAGCCGTGTCACGAGAACTGGAACGCAATGACACCGAATGACAAAGGGCGATTCTGTGATAGTTGTCAGAAAACGGTGGTCGATTTTACACGCATGTCTGATTCAGCGATCTTTCGTTTTATGGAAAGCACTACTGCATCGGTTTGCGGACGAATGTCCAATGATCAGCAAAACAGGAATTTTCACCCACTTGCGACGCAATCGAATGCTCCTTCATTTAGCCTCCGCGCATTGGTTCTGGGAACAGCCATTTCTACGTTTTCAGCCTTTCAGGCACAAGCTCAGGGCAAGGTCATGACAAAAGGTGAAGCGAAAGCAGAACCTGTAGAGATGGAACAAACCAAAATAGGTGAAATGGCCGTATCGGTTACAGATCAAAACAAACCTTTAGACAGTTTGTTTACAGGATCGATCATTGATTATTTTATGGATCAGTTTGTAACCGGAGTATCCGTTACCGTTTATGATGCAGATGGAAATGAATTGTCAACAACATTATCAAATCAAAACGGGGAATTTCAGTTACCACTTAACTGGACACAACAACCCTATTCGGCTGTTTTCAGAAAAGAAGAATACGATGATGTGACATACCTGTTTTCAGATTTATTGACCACACGCGGCATAGTTGTTGAATTAGGGCAAGAAAGAAATATGATCATGGGGATCATGATTCCATATCCCGATGATGAAGAAGAATAGTTAAAGAGTATAGGTTCGAGTAGTTTAGTTTGTTTGTTTGAATCAGGAGGGATGTTTTTGGAGAGGCATCCCTCCGCTCATTTACCCGCATCCTGAAAACACATGATCCGTATCGGCTAACCGATACGTTTTCTTTTCCCACGAATACACGAATTTTACGCGCCTAACGGACGCTCCTGACGTTTATTACACTATCTCCCAACACTGAATAACTAGCGAGCGCGTTAGCCGAGCTGTAATTAGTGAATTCGTGGGAATCACTTTTCATATATCGCTAAAGGTCCGTGCGGAAAACAACAACGGGAATGTCCTTCCACACGCTTTCTTTCCAAGGCATCATACCATTACGTTTGGCGACAGCTTGCGAAGGTGTATTATCCGGATGGATCAAACTGACGATAAAGGTTGAAAGGTGATGTCTGCGAGCGTATTCTTTGAAATAAATTGCAGCTTCCGTAGCATATCCTTTTCCCCAATATTCAGGAAATAAGTGATAACCGATTTCAAGAATGAATTCTCCGTCAACCTCCTGCAATAACAAACCACATTGTCCGATGAATGTTCCATCTGCAAGGTGCAAAGCCAATAATCCGAACTGGCCGTTCACATAACGATCCTGCTGACGTTTAATCCAAATTGGGGCTTGTGTTTCAGCTTCCAATCGCAAAAAGTCGGGAAAATAACGCATCGTGAGCGAGTTACGCAAATAATCGACCCACGGCAAAATGTGTTCTTCGCCAAGCGGATGCATTACCAAACGCTCTGTTTGATGTGGTAATAAATAATCTGAAGGGATTGTTATCATGAATTACTCCACTGTCACCGACTTCGCCAGATTACGTGGCTGATCGACGTTGCAACCACGCATTACTGCAATGTGGTAACTCAGCAATTGCAATGGAACGGTCGCTAACAATGGTACCAGATGTTCGTCGGTATCCGGAATTTCAATCACGTGATCGGCCATGGCTTTCACATCCACATCGCCTTCGGTAACAATCGCAATGATTTTTCCTTTACGCGCTTTCACTTCCTGGATATTGCTTACCACTTTTTCGTACGAAGTGCCTTTTGTAGCAATCACAAATACCGGCATTTCTTCGTCGATCAAAGCGATAGGTCCATGTTTCATCTCGGCTGCAGGATAACCCTCGGCGTGGATGTAGGAAATCTCTTTGAGTTTCAACGCACCTTCCAACGCAACCGGGAATGAACTTCCACGGCCTAAGTAAAGTGCATTGGTGGCGTCTTTGTAAATCGCAGCAATGGCTTCGATATCGTTGTTGCGTTCCAATACACGTTTTACTTTCTCCGGAATGGCTTCCAGCTCAGAAAGCATGGTACGGAATTTTGTTTCGCTGATGGTTCCTTTTTTGTGCGCCAATGAAAGTGCTAACAACGTCAGAACAGTTACCTGGGCAGTAAATGCTTTGGTTGATGCTACGCCGATTTCTGGTCCTGCGTGTGTGTAGGAACCGGCATCTGTAATTCTCGAAATAGAAGAACCAACTACGTTACAGATCCCTAAAATGGTTGCGCCTTTCGATTTTGCCAATTCCAACGCAGCCAACGTATCTGCAGTTTCACCTGATTGAGAAACGGCGATTACAATGTCGTTTTCACCAATGATCGGGTTGCGGTAACGGAATTCACTGGCGTATTCTACTTCTACGTTGATGCGGGCCAGGTCTTCCAGTAAATATTCACCTACAAGGCAGGCGTGCCAGGAAGTTCCACAGGCAACCATTACGATGCGCTGCGCCTGGATCATTTTTTGTTCGTAATCTTTTACACCGCCCAGTGAAACCCAGCCTTCGGTCGCATTTAAGCGGCCACGGAAACAATCGCGGATTGAACGCGGCTGTTCATGGATCTCTTTCAGCATAAAGTGCTCGTAGCCGCCTTTTTCCAAGGCTTCCAGTTGCAATTCCAATGCCTGAACGTATGGTGTTTTTTCTAAATTATGGTCGATGTTGATAATTTTCAACCCTTCGTTGAGATCAACAATCGCAATTTCTTCATCTTCGAGGTAAACTACCTGGTTGGTGTATTCGATGATCGGTGTGGCGTCTGAAGCCAGGAAAAAATCATTGTCTTTCCCGATTCCGACAACCAGCGGACTACTCTTACGAGCGGCGATCAGCTGATTCGGATTTTCTTTCGACAAAACCACGATAGCATATGCCCCGATCACGCTCAGCAAAGCCAAACGAACGGCTTCCACCAACGTTACTTGTTCCTGTTTTTGAATATCGTCGATTAAGTGAACCAATACTTCCGTATCGGTTTGACTTTTAAAGACATAACCGCGTGATTTCAATTCTTCGCGCAGTGAGTTGTAATTTTCAATGATTCCGTTGTGGATCAGCGCGATATGACCTGATTCAGACATGTGCGGGTGCGCATTGATATCATTTGGCGGACCGTGAGTTGCCCAACGCGTGTGGCCAATTCCGGCAAAACCGCTCACATCCTGTGATTGTGCAAATTCTTCGAGGTTCGAAACTTTACCTTGTCGTTTATACATATTGATACCGCCATTATTCAACAACGCCACTCCGGCACTATCGTATCCGCGGTATTCAAGGCGTTTTAAACCTTTGATGATAATCGGATAAGCTTCTTTTTTACCAATATATGCTACAATGCCACACATCTGATTCTAGTATTCGGTGTATTTAACAATCAATTTCGGTTTCTCTTTGTTTGAGGTATTCGGACCGTTAAAAATGATCCGTTCCGCAGTTGAAGAGAAGAAAGTCGGATAGAGGAATACACCTCTGTTTTCTGCGTCGCCACTTACGATATCCTGCACATAATTACGTACATCGATGATGTAACTTTTCTTGCTATCGTCGTAAAGGATCACATTAAATCCGATAATTTCTCCTTCATCGGTTTTGTAACCTACCGTGAGTTGATTACTCGGATAAAAACTGCTCAACGTTTGATGCGAAATCGGAATAACCAGTAACGCATCGTGAATCACTGCTGTTTTGGGAACATTGTTCAAGGTCGGGAATTCCACTTTGCCACGCGACTGAAATGCCTGTGCATAGTATTGGTTTTGCCCGTTGATCGGGTTCGACAATACATTCGCTACCGGATAACCTGAGTTATCGATTTCTACGTGATTAAAATCAGCGCAGTCATCTTCTACTTCCAGTACCAGTTCATACGGTGTGGAACCAGGATCGGCCTGCAAGTGGTAATAAATGGTGACTTTCGTGTTATTGTCTTCCATGTCGAAATAGAACACACCGCCTTTACCAACAGCCGGATTGGCATTGGCCACTTTTACGTGCAAGCCTTTCATGTAATTTTCGAACAACGCGTCATCTGTAAAGGCTGCGTTTCCACCTGTAGCATCATCCATGATTGTTTGTGCCCAAGCGTTATTTAAAGTAAGACGCAATTGCGCAGGTTTTTTTGTGCTTCCCACCCATACCGAATCACTTGGATTGGGAGTTTGGGTTTCACTTGAAGCCAATACCAGGTTGGATGGCTTGAGTGCTTCCACATCGTTTTTGTAGTAGTCCCGGTCTACATCCATGGTGTCGTCCAGTTCATAGACTTCAAACGTTTGCGGGTCCAATTCACCGTAATAACCACGGTAACGCAGTGAAAGCACCACCGAATCCACGATAGCTTGATCTCCTGCATCAAAACTGATGGTATTACTCAAATGAAACTGCGAGTAGATGGACGCGTTAAACGTTCCCATTTTCGGATCGTGGTAAGCACCGAGAATTCCAAAAGTCTGGTTGTCGGTAGGAATCGTATCTTCTGCTACCGAGAACGTAGTGAGTTGAAACGTATCCACTCCACCCGATGACAATAACGCATCCGGATCCAAAGCACCGAGGCCGATGGTGTTGGTTTCTTTCTTGCAGCTAGTGGCAACCAAAAGTGCTAATAAAAAAGTAGCGGAAAGAGTAAATCCTTTCCGCCAACTTGTCCAATTATTTTGTTGTTGTATCATATCAGATCAAAACAGCTTCTTCTATTACTTTGTCAAAAAATTCGGAAAGACCCTTAGAGAGGTTTTCTTCCGGTAAGTAATTCAATTTCAAACAAGTTGCTTTATCGTAAACACCTTGTAATTCAGGTGCGATGACTTCACTACTTTGAACCACTCCATCAGAGAACGTAACTGCGGCATTGGTTATTGCTTCCAACGTCGGATTTTTCACGAGCGAAGTTACAGATTCATCGAATCCCTCAAAAGCCAATTTTTCAGAAAAACGCGCATCCCACTCTGTGGCAAAACCTTGTTGATCTTCATATATACTGTAAACAACCTTAGTATCAGCAAAATGCGGATCCTTGTTGTACATTTTCTTAATGTAAAGCGGCATCAGCGAAGACATCCATCCGTGACAGTGAATCACATCCGGTTTCCAGCCTAGTTTTTTAACCGTTTCCAAAACGCCGCGGCAGAAGAACATGCTTCGTTCGTCGTTGTCTTTGTAATCGGCACCATCGTCTTCCGTAACGTTGTTTTTACGTTTGAAATACTCATCGTTGTCGATGAAGTAAACCTGGATACGTGCAGTAGGAATAGAGGCGACTTTGATGATCAACGGGTGATCATGGTCGTCGATAATGATATTCATTCCCGATAAGCGAATCACTTCGTGTAACTGGTGACGACGCTCATTGATACTTCCAAAACGCGGAGTAAAAACACGGATTTCTTTTCCGTTCTCCTGTGTTCCTTGCGGAAGCTTACGTGCATTATGGGAAATTTCAGATTTCGGAAGAAACGGATATATTTCTTGCGAGACAAACAGAATTCTCTTTTTTTCCATGGAATTCGACGAGGAATTTGGTGTATAACGGTACAAAAGTACGAAAAAAAGCGCAAACTTCAATTTATTCATATAGATTTGCCACCCTACATCAGTAAATTCGGGTGAATTGTGAAGATTATTGAGTCGATAATAAGCCTGAATGAGGCGTTGGCAACTATCAGAGAGACAGGCAAAACCATCGGATTGGTTCCAACAATGGGTGCGTTGCACGAAGGTCACATGGCGTTGGTCGAGCGTGCCAGGACGATGTCTGATGTGGTTGTCGTAACTGTTTTTGTGAACCCGACACAGTTTACCAATTCTTCCGATCTCACACTTTATCCCCGAACTCCTGAAAAAGATGCCGCTTTATTAGCGAGCCATGGTTGCGATATTGCTTTTTTTCCTTCGGTTGATGAAGTGTACCCAACAGGTTATCAAACACCTGAAGTTCCGCTGGGAACACTGGACAAAGTAATGGAAGGCGAATTTCGTCCGGGGCATTTCAAAGGCGTGGTACAAGTGGTAAACCGTTTTTTCGAGGTAATACAACCAACATTTGCTTTTTTCGGATTGAAAGATTTTCAGCAGGTTGCTGTGATTCGTTTTATGACTGATTATTTAAAATTGCCGGTAACAATAGTTCCTTGTCCAACTTTGCGCGAACCTTCTGGTTTGGCGATGAGCAGTCGCAATATGCGCTTGACTGCTGAACAACTGGATGAAGCAGTGATTATTTACGAAACACTGACCTTTGCCAAATCACTGGCTGCCACTCATACACCTTCCGAAACAAAAAAGCTGGCATTGGAGCATTTTTCTCATTCCTACCTGAAAATGGAATACTTTTCAATTGTAAACCCACAGACATTGGAAGAATTGACCGACACCTGGGTTCCGGGAGCAACGGCTTGTGTGGCTGCTTTTTGCGGCGAAGTAAGGTTGATTGATAATATGACTCTTAATTGAAAATGAAAAATTGAAAATTATAAAGGGAATCCTCTTTTCAATTTTACATTTTCAATTGTTTTAACCTTACCTTTACATCGCGTTTTTTTAGAACATGTTCATACAAGTAGTAAAATCAAAAATTCACCGCGTTCGCGTAACACAGGCAGAATTAAATTATGTAGGAAGCATTACCATTGATGAAGCATTGATGGAAGCAGCTAATTTGATCGAAGGTGAAAAAGTTCAAATAGTCAACATCAACAACGGCGAGCGTTTGGAAACGTATGTGATCAAAGGCGATCGCAATACGGGAACGATTTGTTTGAATGGCCCTGCTGCTCGGAGAGTGTCACTTGGCGACCTTATCATTATCATCGGTTATGGTTTTATGACCATGGACGAAGCGAAAGACTTTCGGCCTTCGCTGGTGTTTCCTGACGAAACCACGAATCTCATCGTGTAGCTATGAAAAAATGGAT
Encoded proteins:
- a CDS encoding aspartate 1-decarboxylase; the protein is MFIQVVKSKIHRVRVTQAELNYVGSITIDEALMEAANLIEGEKVQIVNINNGERLETYVIKGDRNTGTICLNGPAARRVSLGDLIIIIGYGFMTMDEAKDFRPSLVFPDETTNLIV
- the glmS gene encoding glutamine--fructose-6-phosphate transaminase (isomerizing) — its product is MCGIVAYIGKKEAYPIIIKGLKRLEYRGYDSAGVALLNNGGINMYKRQGKVSNLEEFAQSQDVSGFAGIGHTRWATHGPPNDINAHPHMSESGHIALIHNGIIENYNSLREELKSRGYVFKSQTDTEVLVHLIDDIQKQEQVTLVEAVRLALLSVIGAYAIVVLSKENPNQLIAARKSSPLVVGIGKDNDFFLASDATPIIEYTNQVVYLEDEEIAIVDLNEGLKIINIDHNLEKTPYVQALELQLEALEKGGYEHFMLKEIHEQPRSIRDCFRGRLNATEGWVSLGGVKDYEQKMIQAQRIVMVACGTSWHACLVGEYLLEDLARINVEVEYASEFRYRNPIIGENDIVIAVSQSGETADTLAALELAKSKGATILGICNVVGSSISRITDAGSYTHAGPEIGVASTKAFTAQVTVLTLLALSLAHKKGTISETKFRTMLSELEAIPEKVKRVLERNNDIEAIAAIYKDATNALYLGRGSSFPVALEGALKLKEISYIHAEGYPAAEMKHGPIALIDEEMPVFVIATKGTSYEKVVSNIQEVKARKGKIIAIVTEGDVDVKAMADHVIEIPDTDEHLVPLLATVPLQLLSYHIAVMRGCNVDQPRNLAKSVTVE
- a CDS encoding geranyl transferase, encoding MTHLETLGVTIENAVSTHRFPVEPANLYDPLRYFMTLGGKRIRPALTLMSCNLFDIPNEEGLPAALCIEFFHNFSLIHDDIMDAAPVRRGKPTIHTKWNNDIAILSGDVLFTEASQQLTAYSDERLSPLLKRFNATAKEVCEGQQMDMDFETSALVTEEAYIEMIRLKTSVLLGCALEFGAILGRQPQATCLLLRDFGIRLGIAFQIQDDLLDLYADPEKFGKQVGGDVLSNKKTLLLLTAQRVAEANNDPRVSELLAMPADEQKTATAKQLFEELGAAKQVKETMNSYYQQAMLALDELDAPEEKKKPLYELSAFLMSRDA
- a CDS encoding pantoate--beta-alanine ligase yields the protein MKIIESIISLNEALATIRETGKTIGLVPTMGALHEGHMALVERARTMSDVVVVTVFVNPTQFTNSSDLTLYPRTPEKDAALLASHGCDIAFFPSVDEVYPTGYQTPEVPLGTLDKVMEGEFRPGHFKGVVQVVNRFFEVIQPTFAFFGLKDFQQVAVIRFMTDYLKLPVTIVPCPTLREPSGLAMSSRNMRLTAEQLDEAVIIYETLTFAKSLAATHTPSETKKLALEHFSHSYLKMEYFSIVNPQTLEELTDTWVPGATACVAAFCGEVRLIDNMTLN
- a CDS encoding glycogen synthase — its product is MEKKRILFVSQEIYPFLPKSEISHNARKLPQGTQENGKEIRVFTPRFGSINERRHQLHEVIRLSGMNIIIDDHDHPLIIKVASIPTARIQVYFIDNDEYFKRKNNVTEDDGADYKDNDERSMFFCRGVLETVKKLGWKPDVIHCHGWMSSLMPLYIKKMYNKDPHFADTKVVYSIYEDQQGFATEWDARFSEKLAFEGFDESVTSLVKNPTLEAITNAAVTFSDGVVQSSEVIAPELQGVYDKATCLKLNYLPEENLSKGLSEFFDKVIEEAVLI
- a CDS encoding carotene hydroxylase; this encodes MFWWGPFVLIAAFCAMEFMAWVTHRFVMHGPMWFFHADHHVEKPGFFERNDVFFLIYAIPSWLCIMLGMMANNYFPVWAGYGIAAYGFAYFMIHDVYIHRRFKWLRDIDHPYFMAIRKAHKVHHKHLGKARGECFGMLIVPRKYYTEAKTVFRRKYSKA